A window of Ananas comosus cultivar F153 linkage group 4, ASM154086v1, whole genome shotgun sequence contains these coding sequences:
- the LOC109708930 gene encoding uncharacterized protein LOC109708930, with translation MLSTYSSPFVLSSSCCSPPHPFLLAPAYSPPRPLPAIPDPDEIDDLALFRRATLAADAGSGGGDGGAVAASLRRRPAAQPKVAFLFLTNSDLSFAPLWERFFRGHERLFNVYVHADPSSRLLLAPTPSFRRRFIPAKATQRASPTLISAARRLLAAALLDDPANAFFALVSQHCVPLRPFPSLYRALLSDPPAAAGRRRHHRSFIEILSGEPGLWDRYVARGDAVMLPEVPFHRFRVGSQFFVLARRHAVLVVRDRRLWKKFRLPCLRSMKDSCYPEEHYFPTLLDMQDPQGCTRYTLTRVNWTDSVGGHPHTYRPWEISGDLIHELRRSNSTYSYMFARKFSPDCLDPLLAIADSVIFRD, from the coding sequence ATGCTCTCGACGTACTCGTCGCCATTTGTGCTCTCCTCCTCCTGTTGCTCTCCTCCCCATCCTTTCCTCCTCGCCCCCGCATACTCACCCCCAAGACCGCTTCCCGCGATCCCCGACCCCGACGAGATCGACGACCTCGCCCTCTTCCGCCGCGCCACCCTCGCCGCCGACGCCGGCTCCGGCGGCGGAGAcggcggcgccgtcgccgcctccctccggcggcggccggcggcgcagCCGAAGGTGGCCTTCCTCTTCCTGACGAACTCGGACCTGTCGTTCGCCCCGCTGTGGGAGCGCTTCTTCAGGGGCCACGAGCGCCTCTTCAACGTGTACGTCCACGCCGACCCCTCGTCCCGGCTCCTCCTCGCCCCCACGCCCTCGTTCCGCCGCCGCTTCATCCCGGCCAAGGCCACCCAGCGCGCCTCCCCGACCCTCATCTCCGCCGCGCGCCGCCTCCTCGCAGCCGCGCTCCTCGACGACCCCGCCAACGCCTTCTTCGCCCTCGTGTCCCAGCACTGCGTCCCCCTCCGCCCCTTCCCCTCCCTCTACCGCGCCCTCCTCTCCgacccccccgccgccgccggccgccgccgccaccaccgcaGCTTCATCGAGATCCTCTCCGGCGAGCCCGGCCTCTGGGACCGCTACGTCGCCCGCGGCGACGCCGTCATGCTCCCCGAGGTCCCCTTCCACCGCTTCCGCGTCGGCTCCCAGTTCTTCGTCCTCGCCCGCCGCCACGCCGTGCTCGTCGTCCGCGACCGCCGCCTCTGGAAGAAGTTCCGCCTCCCCTGCCTGCGCTCCATGAAGGACTCCTGCTACCCCGAGGAGCACTACTTCCCCACCTTGCTCGACATGCAGGACCCCCAGGGGTGCACGCGTTATACTCTCACTAGAGTGAATTGGACCGACAGCGTCGGCGGCCACCCCCATACCTACCGCCCCTGGGAGATCTCCGGCGATCTCATTCACGAGCTCAGGAGGTCGAATTCGACCTACTCGTATATGTTCGCGCGGAAGTTCTCGCCCGACTGCCTCGACCCTCTTCTTGCGATTGCCGATTCCGTCATCTTCCGGGATTAG